The proteins below come from a single Parazoarcus communis genomic window:
- a CDS encoding OmpP1/FadL family transporter: protein MTTSKNLLRRLPLVIALGLPLTALATQGTFPHGYGVKAEGMGGVSIALPQDAVAGANNPAGMVLVGDRLDAGAALLKVDNGASFAGTEYDGSKERSIYLIPQLGYNHMFGTSTSLGVSVVGNGVGTDYGRDTNIGGLQGTRSELKQMVITTSLAHRLNDAHAIGVGLVLARQVLDIRGPAGLGLPEGRDESTGAGIKLGWTAQITPALTLGATYSSKVDMGRMSEFDGLLADGGDLDIPENYGFGMAYRIGAFTVAADVLQINWSGVGSLGNPGVTTAPGEGKTAGFGWKDQTVWRIGVAHALSDTLTLRAGYSHGTQIVDKRDTFLGILAPAANRRHYTLGATWAMSKEMELSFAYAKSPKERVRGQGAAPDSLTEVYMGQDWLSFSMGMKF, encoded by the coding sequence ATGACCACATCCAAGAACCTCCTGCGCCGCCTCCCGCTTGTCATTGCACTCGGTTTGCCGCTCACCGCACTTGCCACACAGGGCACCTTTCCCCATGGCTACGGTGTAAAGGCCGAAGGCATGGGTGGCGTATCGATCGCCCTGCCCCAGGACGCCGTCGCCGGCGCCAACAACCCGGCCGGCATGGTGCTGGTAGGTGACCGCCTTGATGCCGGTGCAGCCCTGCTTAAGGTGGATAACGGTGCCAGTTTCGCCGGCACCGAGTACGACGGCAGCAAGGAGCGCAGCATCTATCTGATCCCTCAGCTCGGCTACAACCACATGTTCGGCACCAGCACCTCGCTCGGGGTATCGGTCGTCGGCAATGGGGTGGGCACGGACTACGGCCGCGACACCAATATCGGCGGACTGCAGGGGACGCGCTCGGAGCTCAAGCAGATGGTCATCACCACCAGCCTCGCGCACCGCCTCAACGACGCTCATGCCATCGGCGTCGGTCTGGTGCTGGCGCGCCAGGTGCTCGATATCCGCGGCCCGGCTGGTCTCGGCCTGCCTGAGGGCCGCGACGAATCCACCGGCGCCGGCATCAAGCTGGGCTGGACCGCTCAGATCACCCCTGCCCTCACCCTCGGCGCCACCTACTCGAGCAAGGTGGACATGGGCCGGATGAGCGAATTCGACGGGCTGCTGGCCGATGGCGGCGACCTCGACATCCCTGAGAACTATGGCTTCGGCATGGCTTATCGAATCGGCGCCTTCACTGTTGCAGCGGACGTACTGCAGATCAACTGGAGCGGCGTTGGCTCCCTCGGCAACCCCGGCGTCACCACTGCGCCCGGCGAAGGCAAGACTGCGGGCTTCGGCTGGAAAGACCAGACCGTGTGGCGCATCGGTGTCGCCCATGCACTGAGCGACACACTGACCCTGCGCGCTGGTTACAGCCATGGCACCCAGATCGTCGACAAGCGCGACACCTTCCTCGGCATCCTCGCCCCTGCGGCAAACCGCCGTCACTACACCCTGGGTGCGACCTGGGCGATGAGCAAGGAAATGGAACTGTCGTTCGCCTACGCAAAATCCCCCAAGGAACGCGTGCGCGGCCAGG
- a CDS encoding styrene monooxygenase/indole monooxygenase family protein produces the protein MQSENITPRSVAIVGAGQAGLLLGCGLLDKGYSVTIVTNRTPEDVWSGRVMSSQFIFDPALQIERDLGLNQWEADCPRTEGIGFSIPAPDGSGTQALHWHARLDAYGQSVDQRVKMPGWMKEFERRGGELRYDDVGVDQLETLAAEYELVLLAGGKGEIVNLLGRDDSRSPVRQPMRQLALSYVTGMKRTEYYECVNFNLIPGVGEYFVFPALTTDGADGTKACDIMVFEGVPGGPMDCWGDAKTPEQHLEVSLNILKTFLPWEYERSRDCQLTDDNGRIAGRITPTVRNAVLTLPSGRKVLGLGDAVLVNDPITGQGSNNATKAAKHYLDAILAHDASAFDEAWMRQTFDDLYNGYAEKVVRWTNSLLFPPPEHIIKLLGAAQELPAVASRIANGFNDPRDYANYWFAPEDTDRLINAEAQKLAA, from the coding sequence ATGCAAAGTGAAAACATTACCCCCCGTTCGGTCGCCATTGTTGGTGCAGGCCAGGCCGGTCTGCTGCTCGGATGCGGCCTGCTCGACAAAGGCTACAGCGTCACCATCGTCACCAACCGCACACCTGAGGACGTCTGGAGCGGCCGCGTGATGTCTTCGCAGTTCATCTTCGATCCGGCACTGCAGATCGAGCGCGACCTTGGCCTCAACCAGTGGGAAGCCGACTGTCCGCGCACCGAAGGCATCGGTTTCTCCATTCCTGCCCCCGATGGCAGCGGCACCCAGGCCCTGCACTGGCACGCCCGACTCGATGCCTACGGCCAGTCGGTTGACCAGCGGGTGAAGATGCCGGGCTGGATGAAGGAGTTCGAGCGTCGTGGAGGGGAACTGCGCTACGACGATGTCGGTGTCGACCAACTGGAAACGCTCGCAGCCGAATACGAACTGGTGCTGCTTGCCGGTGGCAAGGGCGAGATCGTCAATCTGCTGGGGCGCGACGACAGCCGCTCCCCGGTGCGTCAGCCGATGCGGCAGCTCGCGCTGAGCTACGTCACCGGGATGAAGCGCACCGAATACTACGAATGCGTCAATTTCAACCTGATCCCTGGCGTCGGCGAATACTTCGTGTTTCCCGCCCTCACCACCGACGGCGCCGACGGCACCAAGGCCTGCGACATCATGGTGTTTGAGGGTGTGCCGGGTGGCCCGATGGACTGCTGGGGCGATGCAAAGACGCCCGAGCAGCACCTCGAAGTCAGCCTGAACATCCTGAAGACCTTCCTCCCGTGGGAGTACGAGCGCAGCCGCGACTGCCAGCTCACCGACGACAACGGCCGCATCGCCGGACGCATCACGCCGACCGTCCGCAACGCCGTACTCACCCTGCCCTCGGGCCGCAAGGTCCTGGGGCTGGGCGACGCGGTGCTGGTGAACGACCCGATCACCGGCCAAGGCTCGAACAACGCGACCAAGGCCGCCAAGCACTATCTGGACGCCATCCTCGCCCACGACGCGTCGGCATTCGACGAAGCCTGGATGCGCCAGACCTTCGACGACCTCTACAACGGCTACGCCGAGAAGGTCGTGCGCTGGACCAACAGCCTGCTCTTCCCGCCGCCGGAACACATCATCAAGCTGCTCGGCGCCGCGCAGGAACTGCCCGCAGTCGCCTCGCGCATTGCCAACGGCTTCAATGACCCGCGCGACTATGCCAACTACTGGTTTGCGCCCGAAGACACCGACCGCCTGATCAATGCCGAAGCCCAGAAACTCGCCGCCTGA
- a CDS encoding SDR family oxidoreductase has product MNGLSGKVAIVTGGATMIGEAVARDLIAHGAQVVLADIDTQKGTAAAERLGPAARFQQADVSQDSEIARCVGTTVTTFGGIDFLVNCACTYVDNGAASTRAEWNQALDVNLVGAAMMLQACHPHMLKRGRGAVVNFASISATAAQSGRWLYPVSKAAMQQFTRSAALDLAPDHIRVNSVSPGWTWSSIIETLSGGDKAKADHVAADYHMLGRLGMPDEVAQVVSFLLSDHASFVTGADYACDGGYTALGPEGRVPAITRLMD; this is encoded by the coding sequence ATGAATGGATTAAGCGGCAAGGTCGCCATCGTCACCGGTGGTGCCACGATGATCGGCGAAGCGGTGGCAAGAGACCTCATCGCACACGGTGCCCAGGTCGTGCTCGCCGACATCGACACACAGAAAGGCACGGCAGCAGCCGAACGCCTCGGGCCAGCGGCCCGCTTCCAGCAAGCGGATGTCAGTCAGGACAGCGAGATCGCCCGGTGCGTGGGCACCACCGTTACCACGTTTGGCGGGATCGACTTTCTCGTCAATTGCGCCTGCACCTACGTCGATAACGGCGCCGCCTCGACCCGTGCCGAATGGAACCAGGCGCTTGACGTGAATCTGGTTGGTGCCGCGATGATGCTGCAGGCCTGCCACCCCCACATGCTCAAGCGCGGGCGTGGCGCAGTGGTGAACTTCGCTTCGATCTCCGCCACCGCCGCGCAGTCGGGCCGCTGGCTCTACCCTGTGAGCAAGGCGGCGATGCAGCAATTCACCCGTTCGGCCGCACTCGACCTTGCCCCGGATCACATCCGCGTCAATTCCGTCTCGCCCGGCTGGACCTGGTCCTCGATCATCGAAACCCTCTCCGGCGGCGACAAGGCCAAGGCCGATCACGTTGCTGCCGATTACCACATGCTCGGGCGCCTCGGCATGCCGGACGAGGTCGCCCAGGTGGTGAGCTTTCTGCTCTCCGACCACGCCAGCTTCGTCACCGGCGCCGACTATGCCTGTGACGGCGGCTACACCGCCCTCGGCCCCGAAGGCCGCGTACCGGCCATTACCCGACTGATGGACTGA
- a CDS encoding AraC family transcriptional regulator, with protein sequence MSRQQLASGAEILSAFPLFSSDDADEARQKVANVFCPHDLRPVNTDTRFSSRHNLVRLGETALNYLTYGTDVDILPGCLESFYLVQVPVSSTAQVRCGNQEVLSSPATASILNPHEPTRMRWKHDNRQLMLWLPRASLERRLTEHLGDEPHTPLSFDIGLSQTEGLTASWCRMLRDLADNIDQCGADWLNFRPTVAAMEDCLIRGLLQLHRHNYSDRLHQPQQAALPRHVQRAIDYIHAHVEDAITVGDMARVACVSIRALEEGFRKHCDSTPLVYLRDTRLDCVRKALLSAAPGSDKVAVLAHRYGFAHLGRFSAYYKNRFGESPSQTAARPRYN encoded by the coding sequence GTGAGCCGCCAGCAACTCGCGTCCGGCGCGGAGATCCTTTCTGCCTTTCCGCTGTTCAGTTCAGACGATGCGGATGAGGCGCGGCAGAAAGTGGCAAACGTGTTCTGTCCGCATGATCTGCGGCCGGTAAACACGGATACCCGCTTCTCCTCGCGCCACAACCTCGTTCGCCTCGGCGAAACCGCGCTGAATTATCTGACCTATGGCACGGATGTCGACATTCTGCCCGGCTGCCTCGAAAGCTTCTACCTGGTGCAGGTTCCAGTTTCCAGCACGGCGCAGGTCCGGTGTGGCAATCAGGAAGTGCTGTCCTCCCCGGCCACGGCCAGTATCCTCAATCCGCATGAACCGACCCGGATGCGCTGGAAGCACGACAATCGCCAACTCATGCTGTGGTTGCCGCGCGCGTCCCTCGAGCGTCGTCTGACTGAACACCTTGGCGACGAACCCCACACCCCGCTGAGTTTCGACATCGGCCTGTCGCAGACCGAAGGCCTGACGGCCAGCTGGTGCCGGATGCTGCGCGACCTCGCCGACAACATCGACCAGTGCGGTGCTGACTGGCTGAACTTTCGTCCCACCGTCGCGGCAATGGAGGACTGCCTCATCCGCGGCTTGCTGCAGCTCCATCGTCACAACTACAGCGACCGCCTGCACCAGCCACAGCAGGCCGCCCTGCCCCGGCACGTGCAGCGCGCCATCGACTACATTCATGCTCACGTCGAGGATGCGATCACGGTCGGGGACATGGCCCGGGTTGCCTGTGTCAGCATACGTGCGCTGGAAGAGGGGTTCCGCAAGCATTGCGACAGTACGCCGCTGGTGTACCTGCGCGACACCCGCCTCGACTGTGTCCGCAAGGCGCTGCTCAGTGCCGCACCGGGCAGCGACAAGGTTGCCGTGCTCGCCCATCGCTATGGCTTTGCCCATCTCGGACGGTTTTCTGCCTATTACAAGAACCGTTTCGGTGAATCTCCCTCGCAGACCGCCGCCCGCCCGCGGTACAACTGA
- a CDS encoding MarR family winged helix-turn-helix transcriptional regulator, whose product MTDTAPEPNAEMASEPDHTRFVDHYLAFLLAQASSRISREFHRDVEAAGLSVTEWRVLASLEGSEGESIGVLSQLTLTKQPTLSKVVQRMEADGIVDRTRVRSDRRQTVVRITPKGHLLTESLRKRAINHQVRLLEPFGQENAEMLISMLRDLLALHPASGPIDDDTDS is encoded by the coding sequence ATGACGGATACAGCGCCCGAACCGAATGCTGAGATGGCGTCCGAGCCGGATCACACACGCTTTGTCGATCACTATCTCGCCTTTTTGCTTGCCCAGGCCAGCAGCCGGATTTCGCGTGAGTTTCACCGCGACGTCGAGGCCGCAGGCCTGTCGGTCACCGAGTGGCGGGTGCTTGCCAGTCTGGAAGGCAGTGAAGGCGAGAGCATCGGCGTGCTCAGTCAGCTGACGCTGACCAAGCAGCCGACCTTAAGCAAGGTCGTCCAGCGTATGGAGGCCGACGGTATCGTCGATCGCACCCGTGTTCGCTCCGACCGCCGCCAGACCGTGGTTCGCATTACCCCGAAGGGGCACTTGCTGACCGAGTCTTTGCGCAAGCGCGCCATCAATCACCAGGTTCGCCTGCTCGAGCCCTTTGGGCAGGAGAATGCAGAGATGCTGATTTCGATGCTGAGGGACTTGCTCGCCCTGCACCCGGCCTCTGGTCCCATCGACGACGACACTGATTCATAG